tcatatcatcattttgtaCTCCATTTTGATATGtacttttatcatatatattaaaattatatatatctaaagCACCACCAtgtatatgattatatatatcatacacattatttttatgaataaagCTATGTTTTAAATTTGTTTGTATTGAGTTAAAGAATTCAAataaattttgtttattatatgttaatgaaaatatatccatatgtggaatatttttataatagatattttcatttaacataagagataaaattaattcataaaatttaatttctttttcatgTGAATAGATCCactttttcttaatttttttttttatatttttagttTTTCCAATTACTGTGCTATTACTTATTCGAACAAAgataacatttatatttacttttgttttattattatcatcaccatTTTGATTGTTTATATCGTGATTagaatttgatatattaatatcacCAACATCTATatcattatgattatttttttttagtttacTTTTTGTttgatcttttttttttgtttgatCATCTATTTCTGtatcattatttgtattttgatttattatatcactattatcatcattgtttgaataattataataacgtttataattatccatataaatatagaaatcattaagtatattattaaaatccTTTTTACTATTTAAACGagttttatttaatttttcttctttgaTAATTCTTTTACTTTCTTTTATAAGTTGTTcctcttttttaatttgttcttcatcttcatattttgaatatccatgtaaaaaaaattcttcatctaatttttttttttcttcttccatAATTTCTTGAAaggtttttgtttttttttcttctgaGGTATTATCTGTGGGTAGCGTTCCTTCTTTATCTGTTCCTGAGTTTTCACTTTTTCCTTTATCATTTCCTTCAGAATTATCCTCtgcatttgtattatattcttcattcAATAAACTTTCCATATCCATAACTTTATTACTTTCTAAATCTTTAATATACATCTGTTTAATTTGTTCAATATCTTTTATGCTTAAATCATTTTCATCACTATCTCCTTCTTGTTGATCATATTCatctcctttttttttctttccttttttatttgaaccTATTTCTTGTTCGTCATCATCTAATTCACTTTCTtgtttttcttcatcttGCTTATGTAGGATTTCATAaaagtttatattattataattattatttaaaatattatggaAGGCATTATACAATGCCATGCACTCATATTTCCAATTACagtaatatataacaaaataatattcatttgttttttcattttttattttaatttttttaaagaatttttctttatcctCTTGTTCCattttaaacatatttgCTAAATCTTCTCTTTGTATTTTGTCAGGAGTATTAAAGAATTTGAATTTATCTCCAAATCGGTGTATAAAGTTGGATATGAGTTTATGGTTTCTTTCTTTTTGGATGTGTGTCATGTTTTTTTCtgtattatttaaaactGATATATCATGttctttatcattttgaTGTGATGaaatgatatttttattttcttttaacgCCTCCTTTTCAagatattctttatatagtttatttttaaattgttcatgtttaaataaattaattacaaaaaatatgtatgtaaGTAATTCGTGactatatttaaatttttcataGGCATATCTTTTTTCTACATTTATAggtatattattacttatatattcaaaattattattaataaaatcttTGTTTTCTTGTTTAATCTTTtcatattcttctttttctttttttatttgttctcTAATTAAtgcttctttttcttcactACTAatattactactattatcTATGtccttattatataatatacttttacattttttatttgtgttatatttatttcgatttaatatattattccttttattcgaatataaaaataaactcCCTTTATTATTCCCATCATATATTCTGAAGCACATActcaaattatttaataggGAAAAGAGCAAagtaatttttaatattattttcatgttTTCCTCATCTTTCCCatttattcaaaatataaattttaatattacaaaatggaaaaaaaaaaaagaaaaaagatgaaaaaaaataatttcccttaataatatttttttttattttatttatttattttaagttcataataattcttttgcGTTTATATTCTCGAAAGGTTAATTtataaccaaaaaaaaaaaattttttttttttatcattcctATTACacatatgtaaaaataagaaaaaaaaaaaatatatgaaaatataattttatgatatattagaatttatatacaatttttgacatacataatatatatatgtatatattttattttgagtatctatttattttattatataatatttaatatttatttaaatataaatatatatattatacatatatatatgtaatatcgCATGAGGCTAAGCCTAATATGATAAttccaaataatatatataataattttataatattatatattttttttttgatttatttttcatattttaaaatttctcatgttttattatgtttaaaaaaacaaaaatgaaaatatatataaaaacaaataacattaaaatataaaattttaatttttacaaaaaaaaaagaatttatataaatataaatatgtatatatataaaatatataaatatagcaCATAAAGtcaatataagaatataaatttcgttaataaaaaaatacataaaagtattttaaaaatttttttgtatttaacttaataaatattttgaacTATGTTCTTAGATGgtcttaaatatatacatatatagtggacacaaataaaaacaaattatatatattatatatatatgtataatataatttatttgaaatttttaatatattaacttGTTCATTCCttcaaaaaatttttataaaataataatccaCTTATTTtatagacaaaaaaaaaagaaaagaaaattaaaaaaattattaaatgaaagtATAATTTAACTGGATTCTTCATTctctataaaaattaaaaaaaaaaaaaaaaaaaattatattttttttatacagtttatataaaataaaaggtacaaatatatatatatatatacatttatattttaccaTTATCATCTTCATTAAAATTTTCCATTGTAACATTTGCCAATTCTCTGtcctttgtttttattttttcaaaatctAAATATCTTAATGAgggtatattatatattaaatattctcTATAATGTTCTAACCTGCAAAAAGAGTAAtcataattatgtatatatgataatattatatatatatatatatatatatatggacatatgtttattatatatatcttattacTTGCACACTGAATTTTCCAGTAGGCTCAACCTTATTAAATTCTTGGCtttaaataatgatttaaGATCACTTAATTTTTCTAgctataaaaaattaaggaacatgaaaaaacatatatttatattaaatatagggggatatatattaaaaataaataaattaataaatacataatagttaatttttttttttttttttctattgagatatattcatttttatgataagaaaaaaaatatatatatatatatatatttgttaccTTATTATTGGTAAGAACTAATGAATTTAAATTTGGTAAATTGTCGAATATGTCTCCATCAATTCTGGCTATTTTATTGTTgcataatattaatgtttttaatttttttaaatatggaatattatttaatttgatTATTTCATTATCACTTAAGTCTATACATTCAAAATAATCTTTTGTTATACTTAAGTTTTCAATAACACTAATTTTATTACCTaatagaataaaaatatatgttcacaatatgaagaatataaataaataaataaataaataaatacacatatatatatataatacttgtgtgtaatgttttattttattattattatttttttttggaacctattatataacacaatttcctttattaataaagtatatatacacacaatatatttacatatatataatatgtataatatatattttatataatttacatatttatttatgtttaacCTCTTAAAGATATAGTATTTTCAAGAACTGGATTTCTGGATTGTTCTGCTTCATTTATCATATCAATTGTTATCCTCATATTTACTTTcctaattatattaataatatcatttaaaGAAATCAATATGAAGTTTTATTACTTctcaaattaaatattactatattattaaaaattgttcttgtattatatatacatttataaatataaaaaaaaaaaaagagaaaacatgtaaataaacatatatatttatatatacatatattatacgataatatttaaaagatattaaagtttattatgaaaataaatgttTAATTAATCATATTCatcaaaaaaagaataattaatataatgaatCTGACACATTTTcagcattttttttttttttttaaataatgtttcaattataaaataagaaatatgataagggataaattaaaaaaaaaaaaaaaaaaattgaatttatgaaatattatgaaaatatcaAATAAGATTAatgtatgatataatatgaaaatacgaaatatcaaaatatgaaagatatataaataggtgatttatataaaatatacaataaCGTTAGTTCTTCAAAATATTgagaaattatattatatatatatatatatatatatatatatattatatatattgttataaagcatattatatgatattatttaaaatgatggaataaaagaataatacctttattaattttatatataattaaatgtaAGTATACTTTTTTGtagtataaaaattatataataatttattaacatatataaatgtacatTAAACAACActgtacataatatattattcacaGTTAATTATAGAAACCTCTCTTCggtatatgtaaatatatacaatatattgtaaatttttttttttttttttttttttttttgtgtacttttattaaaaaaagaaaaggaaaaataagaacagatataaatataattttaaataacacaaaatgtattatatatattatttatatatatttatggaaataatttattattctttatttttaagaatCCTATAAATGAAAATCACTTATTTTATTGCGACAaaattttacaaaataagtttttttttttttcctttttttttttttataaatattatccttttattatattttttttttttttttcaaatacatattaaaatagaataacataaattatattaaaaatatttgtataaggataatgttttttaaattcacaataaaaaaaaatatataagaaaattgtattatttaattttttttttttttaatttatatataaagtattaTAATATGGCTTTCGTTTAATGTCATTAAGAATtttaaagagaaaaaaaaatgagggCCGGTAGTTCAGTTGGATAGAATGCCCGACTACGGATCGGGAGGTCGTGGGTTCGACTCCTGCCCGGCCTAATTTTTTCGTTTCCTTtgagaaggaaaaaaaaagtatgaattttttaaaaaacatgtttgtttttatttttttttttattaatatattgtattattagatattataagaatgactttttctatatattattacttaaagaaatatatatatatatatatatatatatatatatatatatatatataattaaataaaataatgaagaaaaaaaaaatggtaaATTCATTAATAAGTtcatagatatattattatatatatttttttttaataaaataaaaaaagaattgcccttatctatataatttaataatatatatctttatattttaatatggaaatatttatttattattttatcttttctgaataatgttttaaatatatgaattcaTTTTAAagtaattaaaatataaaatatatattataattccaCTCtgtaatatacatatattttaatagggtcatatgattttttattatacatggaatatataaattggtatatatatttttttttttctttacatttggaaaaatcatatataatataatatatttatttccaataaattaaattatgtatttttaaaagatatagaaattatatacattgtatattatatatatatacatatatattttttatatgttataagaGTTTTTTTCCTCCTATTAATTTATTGAGCCCAGAGGGATTCGAACCCCCAGCCTTCTGATCTGGAGTCAGACGCGCTACCGTTGCGCCATAGGcccaatattatttatatgttgtaATTCTTTCCTCTTCaattttatgaataaaaaaaaaaaatacatatattatatatattatatacaaaactCTATATAAATTGATactattttttgtttttctattttataagtataaaattaaaaaaataaatttattatattcaatgcatatattattttacttttatattttttaattatacatatggAAAATgcgaaaaaagaaaaaaaacattttatatatgaaaaattaattttattttttgaaaaaataaacttttcataaaaaaaatatagtaaaattcagatattttaaaataatataaaaatatatacttatatttttttaaataaaatatacgaaatattttgttcaaatatataaatatatatatgtatattatatagatatgtatatatccatattaaattttaatcaaattatatttttaaacttTAACTAATTAGCACCAGTGGCGTAATTGGATAGCGCAATGCCTTCCTAAGGCAAAGGTTATGGGTTCGAGTCCCATCTggtgtatatattatgaaattttcaattatttatatataaacaaataaaaataataatattattctacaatatatagaaagtatataaaaagaaaaaaaactttttaaatttgttttttataaaaaatgtttaatatatatataaagaattgaaaaaagtaataattttaatattacaaataggaaatattttattgtaatataatttaagaatatacatatataatatatatatattaataaaaataaataattattatttataataaataaatatatgatttataatatcatattttacttaaatttttttttaattacttATATGGAATGAATCAAAGTTAATTTTTCTTGTGTTCAAATAggttattttttaatatatgaataagcACAAAATGTTCCTCTTAATAttagaaaattaaaaaatattacttaACAAAAGATATAACTTTTATAGGTCTaccaattatatatatatatatatatagtaataatttaatatatttattaaaggtAAGTAGTTGTTAATTCTAtggaaaattattatattttacaaaaaattaagaCGCTATTATGATATAGATGGACTTAATaggattatatatttaaaatatagaaaCACATCAATCATAGTTGTTTAAATAtcatatgaatttttttttttttttactattttgtatataatatatttattaaaacttataaaattttacaGTAATATACATGATGAAAGTATACGTAttagaatatatttaattattgtcttttaaatatgaagattaaaaaaaaaaaaggtattaTATTTTAGTATCCTTTTAATAAACCTAATTATGttttatgaaaattataataaaattgtaaaaataGTATATTCATACCTACAtgtttaataattttgtttacAGAAAATgcaatatattcttatttctACATCATAATTGTAATAatgtattaattatattaaatatatatatatatatatatatatattagttttataatattaaatatttctacaaagattaaaaatataaccaagcataaattataattacattattatatatttatatatatgtattatttttaaatataaataaattaagtaGATGGTATATCTTTTTAAAAgtacaatattattatatatatgtatatataatttttttttccctttaatatataaatatatattacatttatatataacacaatatatatattaatattttaatttaaaaaaaaaattaatgaaaaaaaaaaaaaagggcgCGCACGGATTTGAACCATGGACCCGCTGATCTGCAGTCAGCTGCTCTACCGCTGAGCTACACGCCCATTCATTATGAAttgtaaaaatgaaaataatatttaataaaaaatatatataaataggtaataataataatatatatattttttaacataGGAATTTATGttctaatattttaatattaaaaaaaaaaaaagaaaataataataataaaatacaggaaaaataattgtactttatatcttatttaaagcaatatttttttaggcttatatattatttataaaaaatattaatataatattggaTCAGAATGAGTGGTCACAtagtagaaaaaaaaataaataaataaataaataaataaataaataaaaatttaagaaattaaaagaagTTAAAAGAAATGcttgtactttttttttataatt
This region of Plasmodium sp. gorilla clade G2 genome assembly, chromosome: 13 genomic DNA includes:
- a CDS encoding U2 small nuclear ribonucleoprotein A', putative; translation: MRITIDMINEAEQSRNPVLENTISLRGNKISVIENLSITKDYFECIDLSDNEIIKLNNIPYLKKLKTLILCNNKIARIDGDIFDNLPNLNSLVLTNNKLEKLSDLKSLFKAKNLIRLSLLENSVCKLEHYREYLIYNIPSLRYLDFEKIKTKDRELANVTMENFNEDDNENEESS